Within the Marinobacter qingdaonensis genome, the region GTTCGAGTTCCGGCCCGAGTGGCTGGGGTTGGTGGTTTTTTACTGGACCTTTCGCGCCCCGGCGCAGTTCGGCATCCTGTTGGCCTGGTGTCTGGGCCTGTTGCTGGATGTGCTCGAGGCTACCCCTCTGGGGGTGAACGCCCTCGCCATGGGCTTGCTGGCGTTCCTGGTGCTGACCGTGCACCAGCGTCTGCGCATGTACCCGATGCCCCAGCAGTGCCTGATGGTGTTCCTGTTGCTTGGCATTAACCAGATGCTGGTCCACTTCCTCAAGCAGATGCTGGGCGCCGATGACGCCGGATTCAGCTACCTCTGGCCGGCGTTGACCAGTGCCCTGGTCTGGCCGGTGTTCTGCGTCCTGCTGGACAACATCAATCGCAAATTAGGGTAAGCATGGCCAGGATCATCCTTGCATCGGCCTCGCCGCGGCGTTCGGAGTTACTGCGGCAGATCGGCCTGACCTTTTCCATCCGGCCGGCCGACGTCGACGAAACCCCCATACCCGGCGAGTCGCCGGCGGTCTATGTCGAGCGTCTGGCCCGGGCCAAGGCTGAGGCGGTTGCGGCCGGCGCACCGGAGGCCCTGGTGCTGGGGTCTGACACCTCGGTGGTCCTGGACGAGGTGATCCTCGGCAAACCGGTCAGCCGGGACGATGCCGCGGCCACCCTGCAGCGCTTGTCCGGTCAGGTCCATCAGGTGATGACTGCCATTGCCCTGGTAGGCGCGGGCCAGTGCCGGAGCCTGGTGGTAACCACCGACGTCCGGTTCCGCACCCTGTCAGCTGGTGAAATAGAGGCCTACGTGGCCAGTGGCGAGCCCATGGACAAGGCCGGCAGTTATGGAATCCAGGGCCTAGGTGGTATTTTTGTTAGTGAATTGCGGGGCAGTTACAGTGCCGTGGTCGGCCTGCCGCTGCAGGAAACCGCAGCGCTCCTGGAAAACGCCGGTCATCCGGTCTGGGAAAACTGGCCTAACAGTCTGGAGAGCCGAACATGAGCGAAGAGATCCTGATCAACGTGACGCCCGTGGAAACCCGCGTGGCGCTCGTTGAAAACGGAATGCTGCAGGAAGCCTACATCGAGCGAACGAGTCGCAAGGGCATCGTCGGCAATATCTACAAAGGCAAGGTGGTCCGGGTGCTACCGGGTATGGAAGCGGCGTTCGTCGACATCGGCCTGGAGCGGGCGGCGTTCATTCACGCCTCGGATGTGGTGTCCCAGTCCGCGGACGATGAGCCGTCGGAGGGCCCGAAGACGGTGCCGGACATTCGCACCCTGCTGCGGGAAGGACAATCGCTGGTGGTGCAGGTCACCAAGGACCCGATTGGCACCAAGGGCGCCCGGCTGACCACCCAGTTGTCGATCCCGTCCCGCTACCTGGTGTTCATGCCCGGCGTCAGCCATGTCGGCATTTCCCAACGCATCGAGGATGAAAACGAGCGCGCCCGGCTGAAAGGCCTGGTCGAGACCGCAGCCGCGGAAGACACCGAGGTTAACGGGGGCTACATCATCCGCACGGCGGCGGAAGCGGCCTCGCCGGAAGAGCTCATCGGCGACATGACCTACCTGCACCGCCTGAGTCTGTCGATCCAGGAGCGCATTGCCCGGGTGCAGGCGCCCGCCGTGGTCTACCAGGACTTGCCCCTGTTCATCCGAACCATCCGGGACCTGATTCGGCCCCAGACCGAAAAGGTGCGCATCGACAGTCGCGAGAGCCACCAGCGGGTCATCGAATTCGTCGAGGAGTTCGTCACCGAATTTGCCGATCGGGTCGAGTATTACCCTGGTGAGCGGCCAATCTTCGACCTTTACTCGGTCGAGGATGAGATCCAGAAAGCGCTCAGTCGGAAGGTCCAGTTGAAGTCCGGTGGCTATGTCATCATCGACCAGACCGAGGCGATGACCACCATCGACATCAACACCGGTGGCTTCGTTGGTCACCGCAACCTCGAAGAAACCATTTTCAAGACCAACCTGGAGGCGGCCCGGGCGATCAGCCGACAGCTGCGCCTGCGGAACCTCGGTGGCATCATCATCATCGATTTCATCGACATGGAAGATCCCGAGCACCAGCGGCAGGTGCACCGGATGCTGGAGAAGATGCTCGAGCGGGATCACGCCAAGACCAAGATCACCGGCGTGTCGGAGCTGGGTCTGGTGGAAATGACCCGCAAGCGCACCACCGAGAGTCTCGGTCAGGTGCTGTGCGAGCCCTGTCCGGTGTGCGATGGCCGCGGCTTCCTGAAAACCTGCGAGACCGTGTGCTACGAGATTTTCCGGGAAATTCTCCGGGTCAATCGCGCCTACGACGCCGAGAACTATCTGGTGATGGCGTCGCAGAGTGTGGTCGACCGGCTGCTGGACGAGGAATCCGACAACGTCGCCGACCTGGAGACCTTCATCAGCAAGACCATCCGGTTCCAGGTGGAGCCGTTCTACAGTCAGGAGCAGTACGATGTGGTGCTGCTCTGATCCGAGAGCTGCCGGACGGCGTGGCGGGTAGGCCGAGCTGATGTCTGCCGCCAACCACAACGCCAAGGGCCCCGGGCAACCGGCCGAAAGTGCGCCAGTGAGGTTTGCGGCCAGACTGTCCAGCCTGATCTGGTGGTTGCTGCTCGTGGTGCTCCTGCTGTTTGCCCTGTACGCGGGGCTCGGGCGCCAGTTGACGCGCAACGTCGACAACTTTGCCGATGACCTGGCCCGTGAACTCTCGGAACGCACCGGGCAGGAGGTGGCGATCGGCAGGCTGTCCTCGCAGTGGTTCTGGCTTGACCCCGCGTTTACCGCGCGCAACATCTCGGTCACCAGCGCCAGAACGGGCATCACCATCGCCGAGGTGGATCATCTCCGGGTCCGGTTTGATTTCCTGTCTTCCCTGCGCCGACTCCGGCTTGTTTTCGACGACTTTGAGGTCGACGGCGTCCAGCTGGCGCTGAACCAGACCGAAGAAGGCGAACTGGGGGTTCCCGGTGCCGACCTGCCGGAACCGGTCAACAACCGGTTGAACGACTGGCTGCGGCTGGCCGGCCAGTGGCTGTCCGATCCCTACGTGAAAATCACCCGCCTGAGTCTGGGGATCCGTGACAACGAAGGTCTGGAGCGGTACATCGATGTGCCCCAGCTGGACCTGGTCTACCGTCGGGGTCTGTTTCGGGCCTCGGGCCGCGCGATCAAGGGCGGTACCACTGAGCAGCTGGCCAGTTTCAGCCTGGTCGGACAACACTTCTTCCGGGGCGATTTCACCGGTCAGGTGTACCTGGATGTGGATTCCGGGCGCTTGTTTGATGGCCTGATCGACGAATACCAGTGGCGCAGCATCCGGGTCGAGGGGTTTGATCTCGGTGGCGAGGCCTGGTTGACCTTCCGCGCGGGTGAGCTGGAACAGGTCAGCGGCACGGTCACCACGCCCTACCTGCAATTGGGGGTGGGGGAAGAATCGCTGGCGCCGATCGAGGGTATCCGCGCCCGATTTGGCTGGCGTCGGACGGCGGCAGCGCCGGGCGAGGAGGCGCGGACCGGCGACGTCGACCTGCCCGGTGAGTGGCATCTGAAACAGCTGGAATGGACTTGGAACGGCGATCAGGTGTCGCCGTTCAGCCTGCGATTGGCACCGGAGCCCGGTGGAGTGACGGTGATCGCCGATGCCCTGCCGCTGGGGCCGTCCCGTCGGCTCCTGTCGCTGCTGCCGATCCTGCCCGAGGCCGGGACCCGCGCGTTACTCAACTACCGGCCCAGGGGCTACCTGGATCAGGTGTTGTTGTGGCTGCCCGACGACGCCAGCGACTTTGAACTCTCCGGTCGCCTGCGCAACGTTAGCCTGAAAGCGGTCGGTGGCGCGCCCGGAGCGACCGGGGTCTGGGGCAGCCTGTTCGTCACCCGGAACTCCGGTTACGTCGAGATTGCCGCCGGCGACGACCCCGTGTCGCTGGCGTTTCCCCAATTATTCAACGCCGGCTGGAGCTTTTCCGAGCTCGAAGGCCTGGTGGCCTGGCAGCTCGATGGCCCCATCACCCGGGTCTATTCCGACAACCTGCGCATGGCTTACGGCGAGACCACCCGGTTCTCCGGCGCGTTCGACCTCAAGCTCGATCGCTACGGCGAGGACAATCTTGGCCTGAGGGTCGGCGTGGAAAACGCCAACCAAGCCATGCTGGCGGACTTTGTGCCTGCCAAGGTGGTGGATGCGCAGCTTTACGACTGGCTGACCACGGCCATCGAACAGGCGCAGATCAGCGGAGTCTATTACGGTCACGGTCGCATCGATTCCGAGGCGCCTTCCGGCTCCTTTGCCTCGTCCATGCGCTACGACTTCGACAGCGCCTCGGTGAGCTATGACCCTCGCTGGCCGCGGGTGACCGACGCCAGTGGGCAGGTGCAGGTGCAGGGCCGGAATGCGCGAGTCCTGCTGGATCAGGCAACAACCGGCGGTCTGGCCCTGTCCTCCGGCACGGTCACCGTCGAGCCCTCGCAGGCAGGGACGGTCATTGGCGTTCAGGCAGCGGCTGCAGTGCCAGGGGCCGCCATTGATTTCTGGCTGCGCAACAGCCCCCTCGGCGAGATGGCCGGAGCGGAAGCCGAGAGCTTGCGGTATGGCGGCCAATACCGGTTGAATCTTGATCTTGACCTCCCGCTGGCCGAGGGCCGGTCCCCGGTGGTGCAGGCGCGCATCCAGGCTCAGGGGGCCAGTATTGCCTATCCCCAGGCCGACCTGGCCTGGCAGGACATCACCGGAAACCTGACCTACCATTCCGAAAACGGTTTTTCCGGCGGGCCGCTCAATGCCTCGTTTCTGGGCTCGCCGGTGACCATCAGCCTGGCCCGCAGCGCGTCCGGCTCGGCCCTGACGGTGCGGCAGTCGGGCCGGCTGCCGGTGGCCGAGGCCCTGGCGCTGGCCGGCGCGGACGCGGAGCGCACCTATGGCCTGGACGGGGCACTGTCGTACACGGCGGGCCTGGACATCGGTGCCGACAGTGTGTCCAAGATCGAGATCCGCAGCGATCTTGAGGGTGTGAGCATCAACTGGCCCGAGCCTCTGGCCAAGCGCGCCGAGGAAGCCGCGCCCCTGCGCCTGACGGTCGATCCCCAGGCCCCCGAGGGCCTGTCGGTACGGGCATTGTGGGAAAACCGCTCGTATTTCGAGGTGCGCCAGCAGGCGACGGGCGTGGAAGTAACCGTTGGCCATGTGTACCTGGGCCGGCACACCCTGGAAAACATCGCCATTGAGGCCCTGGATCTGGGCGACCGCTGGGTGGTGAGCGCGCGCTCCGAGCGAGCCGTGGGCCGGGTTTCGATTCCCCGGGACGGCAGCCTGATCATGGCCGATTTCGAGACGCTACGCCTGCCCGGTTCCGACCCGGTTGGCGACCCCGAGCCAGAGACGGAGCCGGCGTCGCTGGAGGCCTTTCGGTCGCTGGACCTGGGCTCCTGGCCCGATGTGGATGTCACCATTGCCGACCTGAGGCTGGCCGAGGAGAGTCTGGGTAACTGGAGTTTCCGATTGCGGCCGGAGCCCGACCGCCTGCAGGTGGCCAACATTGAGGGGCGCCTGAATTCTCTCACGCTGGTGGGCGATATGACCTGGAGCCTGGTCGATGAACGGCAGGTGAGCCGCTTTACCGGCTCGATCACCGGCGGTGAGCTGGCCGACCTGAACAGCTTGCTGGGGGCGCAGATTCCCCTGACCAACACCGCCACCAAGATTGAGCTGGATCTGGATTGGCCCGGCCGGCCGGATGACATCGCAGTGGCGGAACTGAATGGCGAAGTCAGCCTGCGCCTTGATGAGGGCATCATTCTGGAGCAGAACAACACCGCCCAGTTGTTCCGGGTTTTCAACCTGCTCAATTCCGACACCCTCTGGCGCCGGCTCAAACTCGATTTCTCCGACCTGTACGAACGGGGCGTGGCCTTCGACGCCATTTCCGGCAAGGCCCGGCTCGAGCGCGGCGTGGTCACCATGGATCCGGAGCTTCAGGTGGTTGGGCCCTCCGGGGCATTCAAGTTGAGTGGCTCCACCAACGTCGCCACCGAAGACCTGGATATGCGCCTGGTGGTGGTGTTGCCCCTGACCCAGAACCTGCCGCTGGCGGCCCTGTTGATGGGCGCGGGCGCGCCGATCGGGGGGGCGCTGTTTGTGCTCGACAAGATTCTGGGCGATCCTTTGAGCAAACTGACGAGTGCCACCTACGGGGTGACCGGTACCTGGGATGACCCCAGGGTGGACCTCAGACGCGTGTTTGATACCGGCCAATAACAGCAGGAGGCTTTTTATGACGACGCCCGTTGCCAGCCAGGTTGCCGCCATTCAGATGGTGAGTACCCGGGATATCGAAGCCAATCTGCAGGAGGCGCGCCGGTTGTTGCAGGACGCGGCCGGGCGGGGCTCGTCGGTGGCCGTGCTGCCGGAAAACTTCGCCGTCCTTTCCACCCATCAGATGGTCGACTGCGGTCGCACCGAGGCGGGCTCTGAAGCGGTGATCCGCAGCTTCCTGGCGGCCCAGGCGAAAGCCCTGGGTATCTGGATCGTCGGCGGTTCCCTGCCACTGGCGG harbors:
- the mreD gene encoding rod shape-determining protein MreD, with protein sequence MLSVISYPVFLSSVVAALVLSISLFPVGWFEFRPEWLGLVVFYWTFRAPAQFGILLAWCLGLLLDVLEATPLGVNALAMGLLAFLVLTVHQRLRMYPMPQQCLMVFLLLGINQMLVHFLKQMLGADDAGFSYLWPALTSALVWPVFCVLLDNINRKLG
- a CDS encoding Maf family protein: MARIILASASPRRSELLRQIGLTFSIRPADVDETPIPGESPAVYVERLARAKAEAVAAGAPEALVLGSDTSVVLDEVILGKPVSRDDAAATLQRLSGQVHQVMTAIALVGAGQCRSLVVTTDVRFRTLSAGEIEAYVASGEPMDKAGSYGIQGLGGIFVSELRGSYSAVVGLPLQETAALLENAGHPVWENWPNSLESRT
- the rng gene encoding ribonuclease G; this encodes MSEEILINVTPVETRVALVENGMLQEAYIERTSRKGIVGNIYKGKVVRVLPGMEAAFVDIGLERAAFIHASDVVSQSADDEPSEGPKTVPDIRTLLREGQSLVVQVTKDPIGTKGARLTTQLSIPSRYLVFMPGVSHVGISQRIEDENERARLKGLVETAAAEDTEVNGGYIIRTAAEAASPEELIGDMTYLHRLSLSIQERIARVQAPAVVYQDLPLFIRTIRDLIRPQTEKVRIDSRESHQRVIEFVEEFVTEFADRVEYYPGERPIFDLYSVEDEIQKALSRKVQLKSGGYVIIDQTEAMTTIDINTGGFVGHRNLEETIFKTNLEAARAISRQLRLRNLGGIIIIDFIDMEDPEHQRQVHRMLEKMLERDHAKTKITGVSELGLVEMTRKRTTESLGQVLCEPCPVCDGRGFLKTCETVCYEIFREILRVNRAYDAENYLVMASQSVVDRLLDEESDNVADLETFISKTIRFQVEPFYSQEQYDVVLL
- a CDS encoding YhdP family protein, whose product is MSAANHNAKGPGQPAESAPVRFAARLSSLIWWLLLVVLLLFALYAGLGRQLTRNVDNFADDLARELSERTGQEVAIGRLSSQWFWLDPAFTARNISVTSARTGITIAEVDHLRVRFDFLSSLRRLRLVFDDFEVDGVQLALNQTEEGELGVPGADLPEPVNNRLNDWLRLAGQWLSDPYVKITRLSLGIRDNEGLERYIDVPQLDLVYRRGLFRASGRAIKGGTTEQLASFSLVGQHFFRGDFTGQVYLDVDSGRLFDGLIDEYQWRSIRVEGFDLGGEAWLTFRAGELEQVSGTVTTPYLQLGVGEESLAPIEGIRARFGWRRTAAAPGEEARTGDVDLPGEWHLKQLEWTWNGDQVSPFSLRLAPEPGGVTVIADALPLGPSRRLLSLLPILPEAGTRALLNYRPRGYLDQVLLWLPDDASDFELSGRLRNVSLKAVGGAPGATGVWGSLFVTRNSGYVEIAAGDDPVSLAFPQLFNAGWSFSELEGLVAWQLDGPITRVYSDNLRMAYGETTRFSGAFDLKLDRYGEDNLGLRVGVENANQAMLADFVPAKVVDAQLYDWLTTAIEQAQISGVYYGHGRIDSEAPSGSFASSMRYDFDSASVSYDPRWPRVTDASGQVQVQGRNARVLLDQATTGGLALSSGTVTVEPSQAGTVIGVQAAAAVPGAAIDFWLRNSPLGEMAGAEAESLRYGGQYRLNLDLDLPLAEGRSPVVQARIQAQGASIAYPQADLAWQDITGNLTYHSENGFSGGPLNASFLGSPVTISLARSASGSALTVRQSGRLPVAEALALAGADAERTYGLDGALSYTAGLDIGADSVSKIEIRSDLEGVSINWPEPLAKRAEEAAPLRLTVDPQAPEGLSVRALWENRSYFEVRQQATGVEVTVGHVYLGRHTLENIAIEALDLGDRWVVSARSERAVGRVSIPRDGSLIMADFETLRLPGSDPVGDPEPETEPASLEAFRSLDLGSWPDVDVTIADLRLAEESLGNWSFRLRPEPDRLQVANIEGRLNSLTLVGDMTWSLVDERQVSRFTGSITGGELADLNSLLGAQIPLTNTATKIELDLDWPGRPDDIAVAELNGEVSLRLDEGIILEQNNTAQLFRVFNLLNSDTLWRRLKLDFSDLYERGVAFDAISGKARLERGVVTMDPELQVVGPSGAFKLSGSTNVATEDLDMRLVVVLPLTQNLPLAALLMGAGAPIGGALFVLDKILGDPLSKLTSATYGVTGTWDDPRVDLRRVFDTGQ